The Candidatus Omnitrophota bacterium DNA window TTTGTTGAAGAATATACAATCGAAGCTGGGTGCAGCGCCGCAAATGTCGTTGCAAGATAAGCACACTTCAAATCACAAAACCTTTTAGCCAGAAAGAATAGCACGACGCAGGTTGCGGCACTAAAAGCTATCTGAAGAATGATCGTAAGGGCATGATGATGCCCGAAAAGAATATATGCCAGGGCGCACAACGCCGGATATAAAGGCGCGACACCTGCGCGTTGGACCGTATTCAGGGTTTCATACATAAAGCCCTTCCCGAGTATCATATTTTCCGCCACAAGCTCATATTCAAATATCTGGATCTCCGAATTGGCCTGATAATATAAAAAGCACCCGACCCGTACGATTATCGCAACAAAGATAATTCCGAAGAGCGCCAATAGCTCTCCGCGTGCCTTACCCTTACTATAAATAGGATTATTTTTTAGCATAGTCTCTATCATTTGACGGTCCGGACACTTTGTATTTTACAAAATGCCCTATCTCATATAAACTGCTGAGCAAGGGTGGCCTCATTTCTACCATCTTAACCTTTTTAAGCGTCTTTTCCGCTGCTGCGAAAATCTGCTTTTCGGTGGAAAGATGCAGCTTCCCGATATCATAACCCAATACCCAGAATAAAAATTTCATAAACGGCCTGTATACCGGAGCGCCATATATGACCTGCCCGCCGTCTTTAACTACCCTCGCTATCTCTTTAAACACCTGTTCTTGCTGGTCCGGACCCAGATGCTCAAGTATTGAGATGAGTAATACACTGTCAAAATAGCCGTCCTGATAAGGCATATTCAGGACATTCCCGTTCCTAAGGATCGTTTTGATCTTTAATTTTTCGAATACCCCGGAAACTGTCTCAATGTCAGCATCTAAATCCAACCCATGAATCTCTTCGTATTTTTCGCTGAGATTTAAAAATGTCACGCCCGAACCAAACCCTACCTCTAGAATCCTATTCCCGCCCGTCAGTTCGGACAAACAAAGCTCGATCCTTCTCCTGTAAAGACTGCCTATAAACGGTAATCTGTAAAATTTTATCGGGTCGGATGGGCCCGCTTTTATATAACTGCCTGAGGGAAGCATCTTCAGCCGACATTTTATCTTCATATTGATTTATTTCCTTGCTCTTATGTACAACGACCCTGAAATCTCCGATACAAGTGGAATTTTTTCAGCCAGGTTGCATATGGGACGAATAAATGCTAATAAAGACTTGGGAATGTGAGGGTGCAGAAAATCAAAAGGAGTAATGATTATATCAGTAAAACCCGCTGTCCTCAATCTTTTTCTCAGGTCCCATTTGAAAAAAGCTGTTTCATGTGCGGAATCTCCCAGCATCTTTTTTATAAGAGGTACGTTTTTTTGTATAAAGACCTGGGGATTCATCATATTCGGCTCCGTAAAAAATATCGAACCGCCTTTCTTCAACACCCTGTACAGCTCCCTGATGGCCTCGTTCGGATCCAGGTGGTGCAAGATGGAACTGCCTAAAATCGTGTCGAACGTATTTTCTGGAAAAGTAATGGAATGAGCGTTTTCTATCTTGAATGTGACATTCATTTCATTAACGGCCGATCTCGCTATATCTATAAGATCCGGAGATATGTCGATTGCGGTGACCATGGCACGTGTTTTTGCCAATTCCTTGGTTAAGTACCCCGTACCGCAGCCTATTTCGAGTACATGCATTGACGAAGTTATGTGTTTCGTAAGCATGCCTATGCGCCTGCTCCAACGCTCTTTTCCGGCCGGCGTGTCCCAATTCCATATATATCCGGCCCCGCGCATTGCTAAAAACTTTCCATGTCTAACTTCGTTTAACAGCCTATCCTCTTTCAGCATTATGTAATATCCGCCTTTGCCGTTAAGATATGACGATAAAAGTATTTCTATAGCCTATTCCTGCTATTTGGATCCGCCGATAGATAGGTATAGAAATAATATCCAAAATCATCAAAACATTTCCCTTTTACTGTCCGTACAACCGATTTAAACAGCGCTTTGTAATTGTTAATCACGAACAGGGCCAATTTTATGAGGAAGCCGGGGTTTTTTAAAAAGAACAGGATATTTTTATACCTGTTTGCCCTGAGAAACGTATTCCTGTAGTCAGACAAGATTTTCTGATCCAAACTGACCTTCCAAATGTTATTATTGCGGACATACCAATTGGACATATCGCGCTCCAATATCCTGTTCTCCTTAACAGCCTGTTCGTAAAGTTCCGACCCCGGATATGGTGTAGCAAAATAACACGTCACAAAATCCAAATCCATTTTAGAAGAAGAGCTTATTGTCTCCTTAAGATCCCCTGCAGAATCATCCGGAAACCCGAATATGAATGAACCCAGCGCTCTCATGCCGATAGCCCTGGTCATCTTTACAGATTCCGAGACCTGTTTGAAATTCGTTCTTTTCTTAATTTTATTCAGCACTCTTTCGGAGCAGCTTTCTATGCCGTATTCCACCTGAACACAACCGGCCCGTCTTATGGCTTTTAACATGCGTTCGTTGACAGTATCAGCCCTGCTATAACATGCCCACTTAATATCGTATTTTTTCGTTATAAATTTCTCAGAAAATTCTTCAACCCACTTGGAACCCATGAGAAAGGTATCGTCCATAAAATAGAGCCCGTCTACGTTATACTTTGATGCAATAAGATCGATCTCTTCCAAAACGTTATCGACGCTTCTCCTCCGATAGGTATTGCCCCATAGATAATTAACGCCGCAATACGTGCATCTTCCGGGACACCCGCGGCTCGTTGTTATGTTCGCACACCTTCTGGTCCAGACGCCTCTTATAAGACCCGGCGGCTGCAGGTAAGTCTCGTAGTTTACCAGCTCCCTGGCCGGGAAGGCGAGTGTATCCAAGTCTTCTATTAGTTTTCTCGGAGGGTTGACGGTTATGCCGCCGTCCCGGCCCCTGAAGATCAGGCCGTGTATTTTCGAAAGATCGCTGGAACCGTGCCTCAAACAGTCGCACAGTTCGCACATTGTAACCTCTCCCTCCCCATAAATTATATAATCGACTCCGAGCTCATCCATGAACTTGCTTTTAAAATAAGAGGGATGTATACCACCCGCTACGATAGGAACGCCAGGCATCAGGTTTTTTATGAGCCCTATAACGGTTTTTGCCAGTTTCAGCTGCGGCGTAGTTACGCTTATGCCTACGATATCTGGCTTACGATCTCTAATCCTATTTAAAAGGCCAAGGTCTTTCTCCGTAATATCAAGGAAAATTACGTCATGATTGTTCTTCATCAAGCTTGAAGCAACGTACCCTAGCCCCAGAGGGAAAAAATTTAAATTTATATCCCTGGGATAGATTAAGCAGACATTGGCCATTTTATTTCTTTCGTAGTCATCAAACGAATTTTATCTTTCTGGCGGAATAAAGCAGCATTTTTAATAAAAGAAACCCGTGCCTCCATCTGTGTATATTTGTTGTACCATATGAGCGCTCTTTGTATACAATCGGTATCTCAACGATCTTTAAACCAAGGCGGGACGCGCCGAATATAAGATCAAAATCGCCAAAAGGATCGAATTCGCCGAAAAACGACCTGGTTTCGGCAATCTTGCGGTAATTTTCCTTTAAAAGAACTTTTGTGCCGCACAGGGTATCTTTAAATCTTTGGCCCAGCACATAGGAAAATGCCGTCGCAAAAAACTTGTTTCCTACTATGTTTAAAAAACGCATGGCCTTTTTATCCATCGGATAAACTAGCCTGCTGCCATTCACAAACTCGCCCTTATCCTTAACAATAGCGTCATAAAATAAACGGAGGCTCTCGGGCGCAACCGACAGATCCGCATCTAGTATCATGAGCACATCCTTTGACGCTGCTTCCAATCCTTTACGCACCGCATCAGCCTTGCCTATGCCCGATTGTTTTATGGCCGCTATCTTCCTTTCGGCTGAATATTTTTTCTGCGCTTCGATTATCCTGTCCCATGTACCATCCTTAGAATGTCCTTCCACAAAGATAATCTCGTCATCCGGCCCCATGTGCGGTATCCTTTTTACGGCACTTTCTATGTTATCCGCTTCGTTCCTTGCCGGCACAATGACCGAAACCGATAAGGAGCTAGAGTGCCGTTTCAGCAGAGGCCGTGCCATTAGTATATTCGCGATGCAAAACAACCGAAAAAACGGCAGGACGGCAAAATATCGGTTTAGAAGGTCGCTGACTAAAGGGATGCCCATAGGACAGATTATTCTGGTGTTAACTAATACCGGCTCGTAATCGGTAAGCAGCAGGAAGTTGGCCATGTCTTCATGCGCAATCCAGTTCTGTTCAAAGGTCTTTTCGCGCAACTTCAGCATCGTAGCCAGCCATATCAACGGCTTCCACATGCTGCTATAATATGTTATCAATATGCGCGTGCTGGGCGAACAGGCTGCGTGCAATTCCGAAAAAAGCTTTTGTATGTCACCTTCATACTGAATATTGTTTAAAAGAAAATAATCCGGAGGGCTGTTGCGTGCCTGGTCTATCGAACATATATGTTCCCTGCTTAAAGATGCGGGCGCATCTTTGCCTATAAATAAAAAACGGACGTTCTTAAAAAATCTGATCGCCATGTCCGATACCGGGTTTACCTCTACTACGGTATTATTCGGCCTGACATAGACCGAATAATACCGGAAAAGGGTACTATAATAATAATCTTTTAGTTGTTTTTTCATGCCTTCCTGCGCTTTCCCGCCGTACCGTATTCGACCGTATACCAGTTCACTGTCTCTAGAAGGCCTTCTTCAAATCTTGTTTTTGCCTTAAAACCAAATTCTTTATAAGCACGTGAAGTATCTAATCGCCTTCGCGGCTGGCCATCCGGCTTGGTTTTATCCCATCTTATCTTACCCTTAAAACCGGTAAGCCTTGCGACAATCCCAGTCAGTTTTTCTATGGATATCTCAAAACCTGCGCCCAAATTTACAGGATCCGGCTTGTCATATTTTTCCATGGCCATGATTATTCCTTCCGCCGCGTCATTGACATATAGAAACTCCCGGGTCGGTTTCCCTGTCCCCCAAACCACGATCTCGTTCCTTCCTTCTCTTATCGCATCAAGGCACTTTCTGATCAAAGCTGGGATCACATGAGATGATTCAGGGTCAAAATTATCTCCGGGTCCATATAAATTCACAGGCATAAGAAAGATAGAATTGAATCCATATTGCTGACGATATGCCACGGATTGAACCAGTAACATTTTCTTAGCCAATCCGTAAGGAGCATTTGTATCCTCAGGATACCCATTCCATAGGTCTTCTTCTTTAAAAGGAACCACAGCATGTTTCGGATAGGAACAGATAGTGCCTATGGCGACAAACTTATCTATCCCTGCCTGCCGGCCGACCTCCATAAGCTGCGCACCCATAATCAGATTATCGTAAAAGAATGTCCCCGGATTCCGGAGATTAGCCCCAATTCCCCCTATTTTAGCGGCGAGATGCATCACGATCTTCGGCTTAACATCGGTATAAAGTTTTTTGATCGCACACATCTCGACCAGATTATAGTCTTTACTCAAAGGGACATAAATATTACGATATCCCCGCAAACGAAGTTTTTCCACGATACGCGATCCTAAAAAGCCCGCTCCACCGGTCACGATAATACGTCTATTCTTACGATTTTTCATATCACTCTATTAGGATAAAGAAATTTCCTTATAATGCACAATAACCTGCCCCCCGGGCTCTGACCTTTTGCCCTGACTGACCATACATTAAAATCTATATTATCAATCTCTCTCAAAAAAGTATCCGTTTCGAAATTACCTAAATTCGATATAAACGGCGCTAAAAGCTTTTTATCAAGCAAAATATCATTGACAGAAGCGATAGAGCCGTTTTTTGTTAAATAAACGCCATCAAAAGCCGACAAAGGGCACCATTTCCCGCGGATCTTTACAAACGATATGTAGTAAATGCGGTTTGAACTGTTTAGAAACATTTTAAAAAAAGCATCCATCCCCGCATATGTACACAATATTGTAAAGATATCCTCGAACTGGTCCCCCGCTCCATAACCCCTGATTAATACGTGGAGCGGATGATCGTCAATAGAAGGAAGCTCTTTCGGGCTTTTCCGCACATTAGTATAGACCCAGTTTAATATTTTAATTGCCTTGGCATTATCATCTTTTGTGTCACCGGTTATACTTTTTACTATATGCTTATAATTATAATGCCTGTCTACAAAATTCAGGATCTTAAGGTATAATGGTAGCTTTATTTCGTGGAGCCGGCAGTCAACACCCTGCTTGGTGACTACGCTTATGTTCAAGATGCAGATGATCAATATGAGCGCGGTTGCGATTGATAATAGTTTTGTACGGGCTTTATTCATCGGTCAATGCCTCCTTAGTCTGTCGCTTCTGCTCTTTCAGACCACTCCTGAAACATCAAGATGGTCCATAGAAAATACTGCCAATTTCGTTTGCCGGAAAGGTGCTCTTTCCATCGCGTACGAATAAATTGCGCGTCAAACAACCCTTCCCGCTGCAAGCGGGATTCGTCCAGCAAGTTTTGAGCCCAATCTTTAAGCCTGCCGCGCATCCAGTCACCTACAGGAACACCAAAACCCATCTTGGGCCGCTCGATGAGCGACTTAGGAATATACTTATATAACAGGCACCTTAACATCCATTTGGTCTGTCCATCACGCATCTTCATGGATAGAGGCAGACTCCATACCAGGTCGATGATCCTATGATCGAGAAAAGGGATCCTCGTTTCAAGGCTGTTGAACATGGCCGCACGGTCGACCTTGACCAGTATGTCATCCGGCAAATAAGTCATGCTATCCATATACATCATCTGGACCTTATAGTCCGCGAAGGTTTCTTTCAGCCCTGTTTCGGTAAGCCATGTACCGGGCTCCCTGGCATCGATAACCACGCGATCCGGGTCGGCGATCTCAGATACCAGGCTGTAGTAAAGAGACCCGACACCATCGACATTCTCCAGGCGTGTAGAAAGCTTTTCCAGTTTCTCGCCCATATTGGATGGTAAGGTGAAAAATTTGCCGATATACCTGAAAACGCGATCCCAGGTCGATGGCGCAATCGCCTTTATCAAACGCCCGGCAGACTTCCTGATCGCGAACGGGACCCTGGAAACATTTTTCCACATATCGGCCAATGCGTAGCGGTTATATCCGCAAAATAATTCGTCTCCGGCATCGCCGGACAATGAGACCTTGACATATTTGCGCGCCATTTGAGAGATCAGAAAAGTAGGTATTTGTGAGGAATCCGCAAACGGCTCGTCATACATGCTGCCCAGCTTGGGGATAACCTGCATAGCTTCCGCAGGCGACACATATTGCTCGGTATGATCCGTGCCAAGGTGCCCGGAAACGGCTTTTGCGTATTCGGCTTCGTTGTAACCCATCTCTTTAAACCCAACAGAAAATGTCTTGACCGGACGGCCTGACTGGGCCTGCATCAACGCAACGACCGTTGAAGAATCTATCCCCCCTGAAAGAAAAACACCTAAAGGCACATCCGCAACCATCTGCAGCTTTATCGCGCGTTTCAGCCGCTCCTCAAGTTCGGATATGGCATCCGCTTCATTTCCCGCAAACGGTCTCGCGATACCGTTCGCCGCGACCTCAGACAATCTCCAGTAGGCCTCAGGTTTAGCCGAACGCAGCGTATCAGGCCCGTGCGCGGCCTTAAAACTTATATAATGGCCCGGCAGGAGCTTGAATATGCCTTTATAAATAGAGTAAGGCGCAGGAATATAGCAATGTCTCAAATACAGACAGATAACGTCCCTGTCGATCTCTCCGACAAAGTCCGGATGGCGTTTAAGTGCCTTCAATTCGGAGCCAAAAATAAGCGTGCCTTTCTGAAACCCGTAATAAAGCGGCTTTTCGCCGATGCGGTCCCGCGCTAGCGTAAGCACTTTTTCCTTACGATCCCAAAGCGCGATAGCGAACATACCAACGGTTCTTTTAAGCGTCTGGTCTATACCCCATTTTTCAAACCCGGCCAATAATGTTTCCGTATCCGAATGGCCGCGCCAGCCTTTATCGTTGTTCAGCTCTTGCCTCATCTCCAAGTGATTATAGATCTCTCCGTTGAATACAATTACATAACGCCCGGACACGGAGGTCATAGGCTGGTCTCCGGCCGAAGTAAGATCAAGTATAGAAAGACGGCGATGCGCCAGCGCGATGCCGGCGTTTTCGTCGGTCCATACGCCGCTGGAATCCGGGCCGCGATGACTTAAAGAATTCGCCATCGAAATGCCGATGGAAGCCATTTCCGGATCCTTAAGCGCATTATCTGCCGTAACAAATCCCGTTATGCCGCACATATATTGCCTCTGATCTTCCCGTAAACCGACTCATATTTTTTTACCATAGCGGAAAGGCTGAATCTTTCGCAAACCCGCGATCTCGCATTGCTTCCCAGTTCTCCCGCTTTATCCGGATTACTCAAGATATAGTCTATCGCGTCCGCTATTGCCTCGGGATCCTTTTCGGGAATAAGTAACCCGTTAAGCCTATTTTCAATTATTTCCGGGACCCCCCCTACATTCGTGGCTATAACTGCCTTGCCGGAAAACATCGCTTCGATAATACTAAGCCCAAAACCTTCTTCGAGTGAGGGGTGAACCACGATATCCATTATCGATAACAGGTCCGGGATGTCCTTCCTGTACCCTGTAAATATTACCTTCTCTCTCAGGTCAAGCAGGTCTCTTAAGGCAACCAGTCTCTCCTCTAATATGCCGTCGCCTACAAGCAGAAATTTGACATCCTGCCTTTTCCGGCAGACGATATCGGCAGCACGGATCAAATACTCATGACCTTTTCTCGGATGAAATATACCGACGGTACCGATTATCTTGACATCATCATCTATCTTCAGTTCGCGTCTGACCTTGGCCCCTGCGTCCATTAAAGGATCAAATCGTTTCAGATCAATACCGTTATGGATGACCGATATTTTTTTATCGGCGATTCCGTCTAACCGGACTAAGATATCTTTCACGCCGTAAGAGATAGCTATGATATGTTTTGCCCTCTTTAAAACCCATCTATCCAGGAACCGTTGAAAACTGTTACCGTAAAGATAGAGCATGTTGGAGTAGTGCTTTGTTATCAAAACCGCTGTCTTCCCAGAAAAGATGCCGGCGAGATAACCTACTATACCTGCATGAAATAGATGGGTATGCAAAATATCAATTTTATTTCGTTTTATGATCTGCACCAGTTTTATAATAGCCGCGGGCAAACAGATTATATTGTCGTATCCCAGCGAATAACACTTTTGGCTCAGTTTCTCGATTTCAGCGTGTAAATCACCTCTTTTTTTAAGCGTGCAAAATAACAACTCAAATCTTGATCTATCATATTCCCCGGCTATGCCTATAAGTAATTTCTCAGCACCGGCTATTTTAGAGTCTGTCGTAAGATGCAATATTCTTGTCATTTTTTTAACTTATTCATACTTTCTTAGCGACGATGATTATTCCATTCCCGCTCTTATTTACCTTTGCGACGTCTAAAATCATTAGTATCGTAACAAGCGGTTGAACAAATAAAAAATAGAGTGGGAATAAGGCCAAAAATAGTAACGGGCGAAACTGGCACATGCAGAACAATTCATAACCTAAGGCGCCAAGTTTCCCAAAAGATATCCGCGTGTCGATAATCTTGAGTTTATTCTTTTCAATGATCCCGGTTATCTCGCTTAAGGCGTACCCTTCCCGGACATGCTCCAGGCTATGCGGTTTAAAAAAATCGGCATTTCTCAAGAACGGTAGCACTCTTTTTTGGGGACTTGCCGGCACACCAACGATTAAAATACCATCTCTCTTAAGCGCTTTAAAGAATGTCGCGACCACGGCATTATCTTTTTCAATATGCTCCAAAACATCCGTGCATAGTATAAGATCGAATTGATTATCCTGCTGCAGGTCAACAAGATCTGAATGCCTGGTTTCAATATTAAGATTCTCCCTGTTTATAAACGGCCTAAAATTTTCTATCCTGGACTTATCGATATCAACGGCGCAAATCTTAGCCCGCGGGAACGCCCTTGACAAATAGTAACTATACTGCCCAAAACCTACCCCGGCATCAAGTATATTCAATGTTTCTTTTTCCCTGCCCTTGAGCGCAGCTTTGAGCGCGCACTTTACGTACCATTCCGTCAATATATTCAGAGAAAGGTAAAGATAATACCCTTTTCTTATCAACGAATTTTCGGATAACTTTTTCTTAATAAACTTTTTCATAAGCTCGCGCCAACACCTTGGAATACTCGTTCTGTTCATGAAGCGCCGACTTCTCCGGATCCATCAAAGTTAACACCTTTTCGCGGGCATTTTTACCCATCTTCTTCCCGTCAGCAGGGCTTGCTAATATGCTGTCTATCCTGTCGGCCAACGCCATCCAGTCCCTGTTAGGCACCAGGTAACCGGTCTCTCCATCAACAACAACCTCTCTCTGCCAGTCATAGTCATATGCGATGATCGGCACTCCGGCAAGCGCAGACTCAACCAATGCCCTACCCATGTGCGGTGAAATAATAGCTGTTGCTTTAGGTAAAACGGCGGCGATCCACTCTTGAGCGCGGTTGCCGGCAAAGATCACCGCGTCTTCAACCTTCAGCGAGGTTGCCAGGGCCTCGAGTTCCTTTCTTATCGGTCCGTCTCCGATTATAAGGCCCTTGACGCGGCGCCCCCGCTTGATAAGTTCAGCGACAACGCGGATCATGTCTTCAATGAGTTTCATTGGAACAAGACGCGATACGGTCGCCAGGACCTTTTCATCCTTTATTCCAAGCCCGGCAAGCTGCGTGTCGCCGTCGGAACGCACGGCCGGTTCCTGCCAGTGATCCTTGTGTATAAGATTACCGTACCTAAAAACCGTCGCGACATCGGGGCGGCCGCCATTCTCCAGGGCATAACGCATATTGTCCTCATTCGCTCCCGCTATTAAGTCACAGCGCGGGAACACAAATCTTTCTACGATCTTTTCAATCCAGCGAAACTTGAACAGACGCGGCATCACAGGCTTTCCCGTCAATCGAAAAATTTCGTCATATCTGAAACAAGCCCTGACAACCAAAGGCACTCTCAGTCTTCTGGCTAAAAATAATCCCATTAATCCCAGATAATACGGATCGCCTATGCGCACAACTTTTACCTTTAGCTCTCTGGCCATCTTAAGCAATATCCGCGTCAGTTTAATTTGCGCTAAAAACAGATTTAACGGAGGCGCAAACCGCCAGGTACGACTAACGCCTACTTTCCCCTCTACGAACAGATGCGAGTCATCAAGCCGAGTGATGACGGGATCACCGAACCTGTTATCGCCAGATTCAAAAATTCCGGCCAGCGGATGCACGGAAATGACCTTATCAAAATATCCTGCAAGCCTTCTACTGTCCAGCGCCTGCTCCATACGGTTTTCCCTGAACATCTTTAGCGTATAAGACATATCCAGGACAAGGATCGCTTTTGTCAATTTTTAGTACCTGCCTATTAATTTCAAATGAAACTTAAGCGGAATTTTCAAAACTATAAAACGGTATAAAAGATATAAGGCACTCCTTAACCTTTCAGGGAGCATAGCCGCTACCTTCTTTAATGAATCACTCCTTTTTGATTGCGCGTCTTTTGCGGCCTGAGCGCCTGGCCACCTTTTTAAATATTGGCCTTGCTGGATAGAGGCATTAAAAGTAGACGTATCCGTTTTTTTAACTACAAAAAACACATAATATATATTCTTGCCAAGGCCTCCATAAGAGAGCCTGTCCAGGCATCCCGGCACATATTTATAGGCATCCATTAAATAATTATTCCCGTATCTGGAATATTTCACGAATAACGAATCTTTTATTTCCCAGTTATTTGCCGAATAATAATCCCAGAATAATGTCGGTGAAAACATATAAAATCCGTGTTCTACGCAATTCGTTGAAGGCAAAAAGTGAATTATCCTGCCCCCTGCTTTAAGCATTTTATGGTAATTCTCGAGTACCTTCGGCAGGTTAAATACGTGTTCCGAAGTGCCTCCGTCAAATATCAAATCATATTTACCGTGAAGATTGACTGGCACGTCCTTATTTAAGTCATGTATT harbors:
- a CDS encoding class I SAM-dependent methyltransferase; the protein is MKIKCRLKMLPSGSYIKAGPSDPIKFYRLPFIGSLYRRRIELCLSELTGGNRILEVGFGSGVTFLNLSEKYEEIHGLDLDADIETVSGVFEKLKIKTILRNGNVLNMPYQDGYFDSVLLISILEHLGPDQQEQVFKEIARVVKDGGQVIYGAPVYRPFMKFLFWVLGYDIGKLHLSTEKQIFAAAEKTLKKVKMVEMRPPLLSSLYEIGHFVKYKVSGPSNDRDYAKK
- a CDS encoding class I SAM-dependent methyltransferase, translated to MLKEDRLLNEVRHGKFLAMRGAGYIWNWDTPAGKERWSRRIGMLTKHITSSMHVLEIGCGTGYLTKELAKTRAMVTAIDISPDLIDIARSAVNEMNVTFKIENAHSITFPENTFDTILGSSILHHLDPNEAIRELYRVLKKGGSIFFTEPNMMNPQVFIQKNVPLIKKMLGDSAHETAFFKWDLRKRLRTAGFTDIIITPFDFLHPHIPKSLLAFIRPICNLAEKIPLVSEISGSLYIRARK
- a CDS encoding radical SAM protein; protein product: MANVCLIYPRDINLNFFPLGLGYVASSLMKNNHDVIFLDITEKDLGLLNRIRDRKPDIVGISVTTPQLKLAKTVIGLIKNLMPGVPIVAGGIHPSYFKSKFMDELGVDYIIYGEGEVTMCELCDCLRHGSSDLSKIHGLIFRGRDGGITVNPPRKLIEDLDTLAFPARELVNYETYLQPPGLIRGVWTRRCANITTSRGCPGRCTYCGVNYLWGNTYRRRSVDNVLEEIDLIASKYNVDGLYFMDDTFLMGSKWVEEFSEKFITKKYDIKWACYSRADTVNERMLKAIRRAGCVQVEYGIESCSERVLNKIKKRTNFKQVSESVKMTRAIGMRALGSFIFGFPDDSAGDLKETISSSSKMDLDFVTCYFATPYPGSELYEQAVKENRILERDMSNWYVRNNNIWKVSLDQKILSDYRNTFLRANRYKNILFFLKNPGFLIKLALFVINNYKALFKSVVRTVKGKCFDDFGYYFYTYLSADPNSRNRL
- a CDS encoding glycosyltransferase family 2 protein, with protein sequence MKKQLKDYYYSTLFRYYSVYVRPNNTVVEVNPVSDMAIRFFKNVRFLFIGKDAPASLSREHICSIDQARNSPPDYFLLNNIQYEGDIQKLFSELHAACSPSTRILITYYSSMWKPLIWLATMLKLREKTFEQNWIAHEDMANFLLLTDYEPVLVNTRIICPMGIPLVSDLLNRYFAVLPFFRLFCIANILMARPLLKRHSSSLSVSVIVPARNEADNIESAVKRIPHMGPDDEIIFVEGHSKDGTWDRIIEAQKKYSAERKIAAIKQSGIGKADAVRKGLEAASKDVLMILDADLSVAPESLRLFYDAIVKDKGEFVNGSRLVYPMDKKAMRFLNIVGNKFFATAFSYVLGQRFKDTLCGTKVLLKENYRKIAETRSFFGEFDPFGDFDLIFGASRLGLKIVEIPIVYKERSYGTTNIHRWRHGFLLLKMLLYSARKIKFV
- a CDS encoding GDP-L-fucose synthase, with the translated sequence MKNRKNRRIIVTGGAGFLGSRIVEKLRLRGYRNIYVPLSKDYNLVEMCAIKKLYTDVKPKIVMHLAAKIGGIGANLRNPGTFFYDNLIMGAQLMEVGRQAGIDKFVAIGTICSYPKHAVVPFKEEDLWNGYPEDTNAPYGLAKKMLLVQSVAYRQQYGFNSIFLMPVNLYGPGDNFDPESSHVIPALIRKCLDAIREGRNEIVVWGTGKPTREFLYVNDAAEGIIMAMEKYDKPDPVNLGAGFEISIEKLTGIVARLTGFKGKIRWDKTKPDGQPRRRLDTSRAYKEFGFKAKTRFEEGLLETVNWYTVEYGTAGKRRKA
- the asnB gene encoding asparagine synthase (glutamine-hydrolyzing) translates to MCGITGFVTADNALKDPEMASIGISMANSLSHRGPDSSGVWTDENAGIALAHRRLSILDLTSAGDQPMTSVSGRYVIVFNGEIYNHLEMRQELNNDKGWRGHSDTETLLAGFEKWGIDQTLKRTVGMFAIALWDRKEKVLTLARDRIGEKPLYYGFQKGTLIFGSELKALKRHPDFVGEIDRDVICLYLRHCYIPAPYSIYKGIFKLLPGHYISFKAAHGPDTLRSAKPEAYWRLSEVAANGIARPFAGNEADAISELEERLKRAIKLQMVADVPLGVFLSGGIDSSTVVALMQAQSGRPVKTFSVGFKEMGYNEAEYAKAVSGHLGTDHTEQYVSPAEAMQVIPKLGSMYDEPFADSSQIPTFLISQMARKYVKVSLSGDAGDELFCGYNRYALADMWKNVSRVPFAIRKSAGRLIKAIAPSTWDRVFRYIGKFFTLPSNMGEKLEKLSTRLENVDGVGSLYYSLVSEIADPDRVVIDAREPGTWLTETGLKETFADYKVQMMYMDSMTYLPDDILVKVDRAAMFNSLETRIPFLDHRIIDLVWSLPLSMKMRDGQTKWMLRCLLYKYIPKSLIERPKMGFGVPVGDWMRGRLKDWAQNLLDESRLQREGLFDAQFIRTRWKEHLSGKRNWQYFLWTILMFQEWSERAEATD
- a CDS encoding glycosyltransferase — protein: MTRILHLTTDSKIAGAEKLLIGIAGEYDRSRFELLFCTLKKRGDLHAEIEKLSQKCYSLGYDNIICLPAAIIKLVQIIKRNKIDILHTHLFHAGIVGYLAGIFSGKTAVLITKHYSNMLYLYGNSFQRFLDRWVLKRAKHIIAISYGVKDILVRLDGIADKKISVIHNGIDLKRFDPLMDAGAKVRRELKIDDDVKIIGTVGIFHPRKGHEYLIRAADIVCRKRQDVKFLLVGDGILEERLVALRDLLDLREKVIFTGYRKDIPDLLSIMDIVVHPSLEEGFGLSIIEAMFSGKAVIATNVGGVPEIIENRLNGLLIPEKDPEAIADAIDYILSNPDKAGELGSNARSRVCERFSLSAMVKKYESVYGKIRGNICAA
- a CDS encoding class I SAM-dependent methyltransferase; this encodes MKKFIKKKLSENSLIRKGYYLYLSLNILTEWYVKCALKAALKGREKETLNILDAGVGFGQYSYYLSRAFPRAKICAVDIDKSRIENFRPFINRENLNIETRHSDLVDLQQDNQFDLILCTDVLEHIEKDNAVVATFFKALKRDGILIVGVPASPQKRVLPFLRNADFFKPHSLEHVREGYALSEITGIIEKNKLKIIDTRISFGKLGALGYELFCMCQFRPLLFLALFPLYFLFVQPLVTILMILDVAKVNKSGNGIIIVAKKV
- a CDS encoding glycosyltransferase; translated protein: MTKAILVLDMSYTLKMFRENRMEQALDSRRLAGYFDKVISVHPLAGIFESGDNRFGDPVITRLDDSHLFVEGKVGVSRTWRFAPPLNLFLAQIKLTRILLKMARELKVKVVRIGDPYYLGLMGLFLARRLRVPLVVRACFRYDEIFRLTGKPVMPRLFKFRWIEKIVERFVFPRCDLIAGANEDNMRYALENGGRPDVATVFRYGNLIHKDHWQEPAVRSDGDTQLAGLGIKDEKVLATVSRLVPMKLIEDMIRVVAELIKRGRRVKGLIIGDGPIRKELEALATSLKVEDAVIFAGNRAQEWIAAVLPKATAIISPHMGRALVESALAGVPIIAYDYDWQREVVVDGETGYLVPNRDWMALADRIDSILASPADGKKMGKNAREKVLTLMDPEKSALHEQNEYSKVLARAYEKVY